A window of Thalassophryne amazonica chromosome 12, fThaAma1.1, whole genome shotgun sequence genomic DNA:
ATACTCTGAAAAATGCATTTTGTaacaggtgtgccttatactctgaaaaatgcattttgtaacaggtgtgccttatactctggaaaatgctTTTTGTaacaggtgtgccttatactCTGGAATATGCTTTTTGTaacaggtgtgccttatactcttgaaaatgctttttgtaacaggtgtgccttatactctggaaaatggaTTTTGTaacaggtgtgccttatactcttgaaaatgctttttgtaacaggtgtgccttatactctgaaaaatgcattttgtaacaggtgtgccttatactctgaaaaatgcATTTTGTAACAAGTGtgccttatactctggaaaatggaTTTTGTaacaggtgtgccttatactctggaaaatactttTTGTGACAGGTGtgccttatactctggaaaatggtTTTTGTaacaggtgtgccttatactctgaaaaatgcattttgtaacaggtgtgccttatactctggaaaatgctTTTTGTAACAGGTAtgccttatactctggaaaatgcacTTTGTaacaggtgtgccttatactcttgaaaatgctttttgtaacaggtgtgccttatactcttgaaaatgcattttgtaacaggtgtgccttatactctggaaaatggaTTTTGTAACAGGTGTGCTTTATACTCTGAAAAATGCATTTTGTaacaggtgtgccttatactctgaaaaatgcATTTTGTAACAAGTGtgccttatactctggaaaatggtTTTTGTaacaggtgtgccttatactctggaaaatggtTTTTGTaacaggtgtgccttatactctgaaaaatgcattttgtaacaggtgtgccttatactctggaaaatgctTTTTGTAACAGGTAtgccttatactctggaaaatgtacTTTGTaacaggtgtgccttatactCTGGAACATGCTTTTTGTaacaggtgtgccttatactCTGGAACATGCTTTTTGTaacaggtgtgccttatactctggaaaatgcatTTTGTaacaggtgtgccttatactctggaaaattgaTTTTGTAACAGGTGTGCTTTATACTCTGAAAAATGCATTTTGTaacaggtgtgccttatactctggaaaatggtTTTTGTaacaggtgtgccttatactCTGGAATATGCTTTTTGTaacaggtgtgccttatactctggaaaatgcatTTTGTaacaggtgtgccttatactcttgaaaatgctttttgtaacaggtgtgccttatactctgaaaaatgcattttgtaacaggtgtgccttatactctgaaaaatggCTCATGCCTGGAGGAGTTCATCTGTCTCGGTGGACGTGGTTTTACGCACACTCTTATCCAAAGTGCGCACTGGAATGGCGGAGGAAACGACCAACGGGTCGTCTCCGGATCTGAAAGAGCTGGAAGACAAAGTGGGGATGAAAACGCCAGAGAggctggtgatgtggatgagagaTGCTGCGCACTGTGAAGGCTGGAGCTCCGTGACTGACAGCGGAAACACGATTTCACACCAAATCAACAGCCTGAGACAGGAGATGGTAAAGAATCACTGACATCTTATTCTATCAGTGTCATAACCTGCACAACTAGTTTGAGCAATCGGAcgggtttttttctttctttctttttctttcaaccCGGAAAACTTGTGATCATATTTATTCTTCCTCCTGACAGGCAGCCGGTTCCACACCCCGCACCTTTCTATCTCTGCCATCTCTTTATTTGGGACCTGCCTTCGCAGCTTTTAGTTCATTTTTCTCCAGTCTGCTGTTCTTTTTCTTCATGTTCTTAttaaaggggttgtatttattttcAGCAAGCAAATATGTCACCAGGTATATTTAAAATTCATATAAAATTTTGAAATCAGACATattctacactgtaaaaaatgtccgtgaaaattacagtgaaaaactgtgaaatggcaacaggaataaaccgtaaagcaagaagaagcttattgttgtagaataaacattgaattaccataaatttaaaaactgtcaaaaatgttatttttaattgttttaacatgtgaaatatatggtgaaaagctgaaatggtgacagcattggacagtcatattaacccaagtcatccagaggcatacatttttaacttatggttcaaattttaacctactcattttggacaagttatttaaaattactgtcatgtctgaagttttataaagtgaaaatatcagatatatgttttcgttttaaagtaatgtgctaatttttaagaaccaatcagtgtttagcagaggaacttttacccagaatgctttgcggtctgtgtttgttacaaaacctcagaattagtgcattattcaacattaaaagatataatgttatattttaactttgtacaaatgacagaattgacattaatggagttattctatcagtattttcacaaaaccataagttagtatgactttattttttcaagacctccgcctgcccggagcattatgattagtagagagctgattttgtgggtgctctcaggatgtgtctgtgcagcttcctacagggggcagtatggtcaaatatggaaatactggcttattctttgggtcttttgtcacttttgatgctttcaaaagctatcgtgttaaaagtcaatttcagcttcttagtaactgcaaatgtaccAGGaaaaacactggaatttatcgattatctgtaacttccgatacatttttgtgctgttgtttttagcaggaataaaccataaaatagggcaggggtgggcaacgagggctgagacactgcaggttttccttgcaaccaatcacctcagcaggtgggttgctgatgagcttctaccttgaacataaacacctggtcgtcttgaaattacctgctgaaacacctgattattaatgaaatcacctgctgaggtgactggtagcaaggaaaacctgcagtgctttggcccttcatggcacatgattgccaacCCCTGAAAtagggtaataaattatgtggaATGGATAGAAATTCACCTTAAAAGGTTTATACTGTGAATTGAACAGTCATACTGTCAAGGCATAAATAATTGTGCTGTTGTCTTAACAGAAATTGACCATAAAATAGGACAATAAATGCTGTGGAATGGATAGTATTTCACTTAAAAAGCAACAGGGTTACATTGTGAATTGTACAGCTATACCATGAGCCTATATACAATTTCACCGTTATTTTAACAATAACTCATCTTTATtggaacattttcaaactgttgtttttacaggtgtTAATATACACCAATATCACTATTTTTTAcggtgaaaaaatggcaaccacagctgccagtttttcactgtaaatttgacaagatttttttttacagtgtatgggCACTGACTGCAGcttttaaagccacagtgtgtaggatttagagaCATTTCAACCTAGTCTCACAGCATGTCgtaattcagcagcacaaaatatacattaatctgttggtttgtgataatgtcatgaaaagtgcataaCGTTcataatgggagcacaaatttattctaatacattccatgacgcctgcacaaaattaaaactgaagtgtgtgtgtgggggggggggggggggggggggttatggttcaggctatggttgggggtaggggtagagttagtaatattgagttaaaaacaaaaaaccccgtcacaaaaatttgaatcatttcgtgacgcaaggacaaaaaaaaaaaaaaaaaaaaaaaacgtgagactgggctggctgtTTAACAGCAGAAATGGAAAATACAGAATTTGTAACCAATCTgtttattagtgtataattacttgCAACAATGAATCATTGTGTCTTCataaggccccattaaaaaacaaacattagtttatcatccttgacatcagaaaaaagtgatgagggagggCAGGTGGGgggttcttgttgtgtgggccgctgaagaggaggtactgctggcccaccaccaccagagggtgccctgctcgATATGggacccttctccctttaatcacacacaagaccctgccagtaactctggtagtgtctgggaatcattgggaggagattgagttttatgtgactcctacctcccgcgtgattttgggcttcccgtggatgataaaacacaatccccggattgattggccgtctggggttgtggctcagtggagcgaaacctgccaccgggagtgtttaggatcctcagttccccccggtgtgacggctaatgaggaggctaaagtcccccccaatctgacggcggtgcccaaggagcaccacgatcttgctgacgtcttcagcaaagatctggcactcactcttcccccgcaccgtccgtatgattgcgccattgatttgatcccaggcgttgagtacccgtccagcaggctgtacaatctctcacgtcctgagtgcgaatcaatggagacctacatccgggactcattagctgcctggctgatccgaaattccacctccccgatggctgctggtttgttttttgtgggcaagaaagacggcggactccgtccatgaatTGATTACAGagagctgaacgagattacggttcgcaatcgatacccattgcccctgttagattcagtggtcatgcccctgcatggagccaaaatcttctcaaagttggatcttaggaatgcgtaccacctggttcggatccggaagggagacaaatggaagacggcatttaacaccccattaggtcattttgagtacctggtcatgccgtccggcctcactaacgcccccgtgacgttccaagctttggtaaatgatgtcttgcgggacttcctgcaccaattcgtctttgtatatttagaccatatactcatcttttccccggatcctgagactcatgtccagcatgtacatcaggtcctgcagcggttgttggagaaccggctgtttgtgaagggcaagaagtgcgagtttcaccgcacttctttgtccttcctggggttcataatctcctccaactccgtcgcccctgatctggccaaggttgcggcggtgagagattggccccaaccaacaagccgtaggaagctgcaacagttcctcggctttgtgaacttctataggaggttcatcaaggggtacagtcaggtggttagccccttgacagccctgacctcctccaaagtccccttcacctggtcggatcggtgcgaggccgcattcagggagttgaaacgccggttctcgactgcaccagttcggGTGCaacccgatcctaaccgccagttcgtggttgaagtggatgcctctgactcagggataggagccgtgttgtcccagagcggagagtccgacaaggtcctccacccatatgcctatttttcatgcaggttgaccccagcggagcggaactatgatgtgggcaatcgggaactcctcacggtgaaagaggctcttgaggagtggagacatttgttggagggagctgtggtgccatttacggttttcacggaccaccggaatctggagtacatcaggaccgccaagcggctgaaccccaggcaagcccgctggtcactgttcttcgggcgttttgacttccggattgcctatcgccccgggaccaagaaccaaagattggatgccctgtcccgggtccacgaagacgaagtcaaaacagagctgtcggatccgccggaatccatcattcctgagtccactatcgtggccaccctcacctgggacgtggagaagaccgtccgggaggccctggcatggaacctggACCCAGGAAATggaccgaagaaccgcctctacatcccaccagaagctagagctgcagtcctggacttctgccacggttccaagctctcctgccatccaggggtgtgaagaaccgtggaggtagtccggcagtgcttctggtgggcgtccatggaagccgacgtccgggactatgtccaggcttgtaccacctgcgccaggggcaaagctgaccatcaacgggcacagggactcctccagccgttacctgtgccccatcgcccctggtcccatatcggcctggacttcgtcacaggcctcccgccgtcccagggtatgacagccatcctcacgatagtggaccggttctccaaggcggcccacttcgtggccctcccgaagctccctacagcccaggagacagcagaccttctggtccaccacgtcgtgcgtctgcatgggatacctacagacatcgtctccgatcgtggtccccagttctcctctcaagtctggaggagtttctgcagagaactgggggccaaccaagaactggaacagaccttacGCTGTGCGatatccgcgcacccgacggcctggagtgaacatctggcctggatcgagtacgcgcataacagccaggtgtcctctgccaccggcctctccccgtttgaggtgtgtctggggtttccagcccccattgtttcccgtggtggagggagaggtcggtgtgccctcggtccaggcccacctgcggagatgccgtcgggtgtggcgcaccacccgttctgccctgttgaaggcccggatgagggctaaggctcaTGCAGACCAACagtgttccccggcccctgcataccagcccgggcaggaagtgtggctatcaacgaaggacatacccctgcaagtggactccccgaaactgaaggaacGCTTCActggtcccttcaagatcctcaagatcatcaacccggccgcagtgaagctccaactcccagcttcactgcggatccaccctgttttccatgtgtccagactgaaaccacaccacacctcacccctctgtgctcccggactggcgccgcctcctgcctggatcatcgacgaggagccggcttggacagtgcgccggctcctggacgtccatcggaagggccggggggttccagtacttggtggactgggaggggtatggacccgaagaacgctcctggttgAAGAGGAGCTtcgtcctggacccggccctcctggccgatttctacacccgacaccccgacaagcctggtcgggcgccaggaggcacctgttgaggggggagtcctgttgtgtgggccgctgaagaggaggtactgctggcccaccaccaccagagggcgccctgcccgaagtgcgggcttcgggcacgagagggcgctgccgcattgcagatccaaaccgggagtgacagctgtcactcatcagccatcactacaaaagccgggcagcatctccacctcactgccgagatatcgcctgtaAATCGAGGTAATATTCCTCAGCTAGATACTGTGCCGTATTGCACTTAACAGTTTGTTTATCCATTACAGAAGGACCTAATTACTTGTGTCAGCTGGGGGCTGAACCAGTCGTTGACGGCAGGGTGACGTATTTCACCCTTCACGACTCGTAAGACAAGTAAATGGTCGGGTTTAATGGACAGACTGTGTTCATTATTGCCGAGGTgaaggtgttgtttcccacctgcatGAACTGGACTATTCCGAGGAGTTACTGAGTGTTTCTACTCAcctctttttctgttttgtttcctgccagcagtaccagatccgacagctggagacggtggccacctggggagatcaggacttggcatctcctgtgtgtttccagatccggtggcagtggaaatcgtgtggggcctggctcttctctggacggtgctctcctatcctcgagcctgcccacacgccaccttcgtgtaattgactgtaatctaaattctgtttctgtctgtattccgttgtgcacatttacaacagtaaattgttattcttttgctcatccattgtccggttcatttacgccccctgttgtgggtccgtgtccctacactttcccaacagttcttcttcttagaaacaggtacaaacaacatcatttcaaatctgaaaacgacacatacagcacctgcataccaagtgaggaactgaaaatctcacttattttaaaataaatcttgtttccttgttgaatacagtcagtgtactgcacaCTAGTCGCGTCATAAACATgtatactgtgtgtgagtgagacagaaCCACTGACTGTGTGATTGTCAGTGACAACAAACTGCAAATTCTTGGCCCAGCTCGGTAAACTTTGACCGTCTTCAGCCAAAGCATACTCACCACTATAGCGGATGTGCCGTTCTTGCATCAGCTGTACTGCCACCAGTGAaatttgccaaaaataaaaaaataaattgatgCGGTCTGATTTTGGCATGCGGGCGTGGATGATAAACTaacgtttgttttatttttaatggggcctaatattagaatgagcccttcatgttTACAGagaaaaggtttcaaaataatccAGAGCAACATTCCAAGTTAACATCTCTAATTTTCCTTAGAGAAGACAAGATTTGGCACTATCCCCAGCCGCACGTTCTATCTATcatttaattctggttttactttcccttcatgttgtatattttgtctcaTATTTGCCTATGTAACGCCCATCATGTTTCTTCCTGTGGTTGCAGAGTGTGTAAGTCGCAGAGCGTGCTTGTAGTCCAGCCAGACACTGTTCTCACTTTCAGTGTTATAGACGTTTGTTTTGCTTgtgatgagaaaaagaaaacTCATAGTTCAAGTAGGTGAAATGCGGGTCATGCATGTCAC
This region includes:
- the LOC117521218 gene encoding leucine rich adaptor protein 1-like, whose product is MAHAWRSSSVSVDVVLRTLLSKVRTGMAEETTNGSSPDLKELEDKVGMKTPERLVMWMRDAAHCEGWSSVTDSGNTISHQINSLRQEMRWLRSADVRILRQLLTVHEGTEAMRWLMEERSNLASLGSSLTGSLSSLVTMDEPFTSSCRRKSKMVIVLLVHRALKKSVM